The genomic stretch AGACGAAGAAGCACATGAGCATGAAGAGGCCGTATTTGCTCGGGTAAAACAAGACCGATGGCAGGCCCTTGCCAACTACGCTGTGCACAGCGAGTGGTTAGAATCCGTTACGGCACGTTTAGGCTATACCGACTACGAACACGCCGAAATTGAAGGTGGCGCGGTCGGCACCGTATTCAGTAATGAAACCACTGAACTTCGTCTTAACGCCGAGCACCGTTTAGGTGAATGGCACGGTACTTTAGGCTACCATTACGCAGACAGTGATTATGCCGCTGATGGCGCAGAAGCGTTTACACCGGCAACCAACACCAAAACCCATGCATTTTATATTTTAGAAGAGCGCCAATATGGTGACTTCCTACTGGAATTAGGTGCTCGAGTTGAAGATTACCAGTTGTCGAGCCACGCAGGCGATCATGAAGAAGATCACGACCATGGCGATGATCATGACCATGGTCACGAAGACCATAGCATTGATGCTGGTTTTGTTGCTTATGAACTGGATATGACCAATTTAAGCCTGTCTGTGGGTGGTGTTTATACCCTTGATGAAGGTAAAAATCTAGCAGTCTCTCTGTCGCGCTCTGAGCGTGCACCGTTGACAGCTGAGCTCTTATCCAATGGTTTGCACATTGCGACCAGCACCTACGAGCTGGGATTGGGTTATGAATTGGAAGGCGATCATCTGCACTTTGAGCCGCAACATATAGAGCAAGAGACCGCGAATAACCTCGACATTAGCTTCAGAAAATTCTCGGGTGATTTCGGTTATACCGTCAACGTTTTCTACAATGATATTGAAAACTTTTATTACCAAGCTGCGACCGATTATATCTTTAGCCCAGAGCATGGCTTGGAGCTTGCGGATCATGACCACGCGGATGCCCTGCCTGTGTTTAAATTCCAAAGCAGTGATGCCAAGCTCTATGGTTTAGAATTTGATGCTCACTATAAAATCAATGACTACGCCCGCGTGAAAGTGTTTGGTGATTCATTAACGGCCAAGCTAGATAACGATGAGTACTTGCCGCGCATTCCAAGTAACAAATTGGGCGTTGATTATCAGCATCGTTATAATAACCTCACGGCGAATTTCAGCGTAACCCATTATCTTGAGCAGGATAATATTGCCAGCTACGAAAGTAAAACTGATAGCTATACCCTGGTTGATATGACCTTTAACTATGACTTTGAGCTGCTTGGCAGTGATATGGTCGGCTATGTCAATTTAGAAAACCTCACCGATGAACTGGGTTTTGTGCATAGCTCTTTCATTAAGGAGCAAGCCCCTTTACCTGGTCGTAACGTAAAACTGGGTATCCGTGGCTACTTCTAGTACCGCTTCCTTTCTTTTATAGAAACCAAAAAGCTACTCCATGGTGAGTAGCTTTTTTATTTATACCTATTCGCTTAATTAAGTGATCTATTTTGAGGCAAGAAAATTTTGTCGATAACCAGGCAAAAATTTTGCTACTTAGTTGTTCTAAGTGAGAAATTTTTAACGCCGTTAGCGTCAAATTTACTTCCTCAAATGGAGCAAGTATTAATGCGGATCGGTATTATAACCTTGCCAGAACAATGTTCTAGCAATGACTTGATTCTTGCTAGCCTAATCGCGTTCCAAAGATTTTATCTCCCGCATCGCCAAGACCAGGAACGATGTAGCCCTTGTCATCTAGATGACTATCTAAAGAGGCGGTATAAATAGCCACATCTGGGTGTGCGGTTGCCACCGCTTTCACTCCCTCCGGAGCCGCCACCAGTACAATGGCACGGATCTCTTTGCAGCCTGCTTTTTTTAACATATCTATGGTCGCTATGAGCGAGCCACCAGTTGCTAACATGGGATCAACTACCAAAGCTAGGCGAGCATCAATATTACCCACTAATTTTTCAAAGTAAGGCACCGGCTCAAGAGTTTCTTCGTTGCGTTGCAGTCCCACCACACTGACCTTAGCCGCAGGGATAAGCTGCAATACGCCATCCAGCATGCCAAGACCGGCACGCAGTATCGGCACTAAGGTTATTTTCTTGCCGGTTAAGCGTTTTACCGTTAACTCATTGCCATCCCAGGCATTAATAACCTGATCGCTTAAGGTCAGATCTTTAGTCGCTTCATAGCTCAGTAGATTGCCAACTTCTGAGACAATTTCACGAAAATTTTTGGTGGAAATGCCCTGCTCACGCAATAGCCCTAATTTATGCTGCACTAGAGGGTGATCAATTACATGTAATGCCATCTGGTTGTCCTTTAAAGCCAAGTAAAAAAGTCTTGTGGTTGATTTCGAACCGGTTTGGTGCATTGCACCGTCGGTGTGCCTAGATAAAGATAGCCGACAATTTCATCTTTTTCGTCAAGACCTAGCTCGGTTTTTACCGTTGCGCTTTGAGCAAAATAACCGGTGCGCCAAATACCAGATAACCCTTGCGCGAAGGCCGCTTGTTGCATTGCCAAAACACTGCAGCCAGCACTTTGAATTTGCTCAATGCGTGGCACTTTAGGGTGTGTTTGATAAGGAGAAATAGCAATGATCAACATTGGCGCACGTTGTGGTAAGTCTTTCGCCCTGTCGATAATGCGCTGCTCTTGTTGCTCTGCCACCGCTGCTCGATGAAAAATTTCACCGAGCTTTTCACGCCCTTGCTCCGCCACAACAATAAAACGAAATGGTCTTAAGCCGCCATGGTCGGGCACCTTAAGCGCGGCTTTTTGAATTATTTCTAGTTGTTTTGCTGATGGTCCTGGAAAAGAAAGGTTGCTGTCTGACTGGCGAGTTAACAGTAATTCTATGGCATCCATTGAATCGTCCCATATTTGAAAAAGAATTATTCTTGCTAGCTCAAGAGTTTAGCACTTCAGAGGCACGGAGACTACGTGTAACAGCCCTTGCAGGCTGATAAATTTCATCTAGTCAAACGTTTAGCCATGCCACTAAACTGCGTTGCTGTTATCGATTATTGCAAAACGCACGCCTTAACCAATAATCAGCACTGAAATAGCGCCCAGCGCCAGTAAAAAACAACGATAACAGCATCACAAAGTAGCTAAGTGAGAATTCCATGCCATTATTTAAGATGGCAATGTTGCCTTTTTCATACAAATAGCTCGGCTTACCGTTATCGGCCACGATTGATTTGATCCGCGTTAGGCGCTCCGCGGCTTCTCTACTATTTTCTAAACTGGCCGTGGCCGCATCGAAGCCAAGCCAATGGAACACTTTAGCGGCGCTGGTGTCTGGGTTGGTTGGAGTGATGGCAAACCAGCCGTTATCCTTATGCACTGTGGTGGCCGCCACTAACATGGTGATCATAAGCGGTATAGCCACCACACGCGTCATTAAGCCCAGCAACAATAAAATCCCACCTAAAAATTCACTCCAGCCTGCTAAAAAAGCCAACAGTTCGGGAAACGGCAAGCCCAAGCCCCACTCGGCATTGCCAAACCAAGCCACGACATTGGCATCGGCTGACAAGCGAGCGAAAAAATCGAGCTCTTGATTGCTTAAGTTAAGCTTATTGAAGCCTGCAATGATCATCACTGGGCCAAGGATGAGCCGAAAAAAAAGCGGGGCTAAGCCACTGAATAGCTGGCTACTAGAGATAAGTTTGTTGTAGTGCTGTACAAGGTGAGAAAACATAGGCGGTCCATAATCAGTGTTTAATTATGAGTATAGACCGCCAATCTTGCTGCCGTATTTCAATTAAATCTTACGAGCAACCTGTAAAGCTTCATAGATGGCACGCTTGGCATCGATGGCTGCCGCCAATTTTGCACCGCCAATAACGTGTTGATTGCCTGGTAAGCTTTCTTTGTCGAATAAGTCATCATTAGAGACTTGACCAATACACGCCACCACCGTATCGACATCCAGCACCTGCTCTTCTCCAGCAACTTTGATGGTCAGGCCCTGATTGTTAAAGCTCAGGTATTCACACTCTGCAATCTGTTTAACATTATGATGCTTAGCAACGGCACGATGGATCCAGCCTGTGGTTTTACCCAAATCTTTACCGAAACGACCCGGCGAGCGCTTCAGCATATACAGTTGCCGCTGCTCTTGTGAAGGGGTGGCCTCACACTCGATACCCCACTGCGATTTAAAGTCTGGGATGGACTGCTGACGTTGCTCGGTTAAAAACGCCACCATATCAAAGCCTATGCCACCAGCGCCTAAAATGGCAATTTTTTCACCCAGTTCAACTTCGCCTTTGATCACTTCATCATAGGCAAATACACGTTTACCATCATCACACTCAATGCGCGACATACGTGGGCTAACGCCTGTGGCAAAGACAACATCATCAAAGTCTTTGGCCATATCGGCTTGATAGGCGGTATCTAAACAGAGCTCTACCCCTAGACGCTTAATTTCGCTGACGTAGTAACGCAAAGTATGTTGAAAATCTTCTTTACCCGGGATGCGCATGGCCAGATTAAACTGCCCCCCTAACTCTTGGTTTTTGTCTATGAGTTTGACTTGGTGGCCTTTTTTCGCCAAGTAATAGCTCACTGATAAGCCTGCAGGCCCGGCACCAACCACCAATACTTGTTTTTGCTTAGCGGCTTTTTCCAGCGGATAGTCCAACTCAAAGCCGGCTTGTGGGTTCACCAAACAGGTTGCCCGTTTGCCTTTAAACACATGGTCAAGGCAGCCTTGGTTACAGCCAATACAAATATTGATTTGCTCGCTACGTTGTTCTTGATATTTGTTAAAAAACTCAGGATCTGCCAGTAAAGGTCTGGCCATAGAAATAAGATCGGCATCGCCACTGGTCAAAATATCGTTGGCAAGCTCCGGGGTATTAATTCGGTTAACCGCCACAACCGGCACATCTACGGCTTGTTTGAGGCGATGAGAGGCCTCACGGTAAGCTCCTGGCGGTACCATGGAAGCGATGGTGGGCACGCGGGCTTCATGCCAGCCAATACCGGTATTTAATATATCAACCCCGGCGGCAACCAATGCTTTGGCTTGCAGACTAACCTCTTCTGCCGTAGAGCCATTCGGAATTAAATCCATCACCGATAACCGGAAGATGATCATGAAATTATCACTGACTTGGGCACGAACCGCCTTGACGATGTCAACCGCTAAGCGCATGCGGTTTTCTAGACTGCCACCATATTCATCGCTGCGCTTATTGGTGTGATTGGCCATAAACTCATTTATTAGATACCCTTCTGAGCCCATGATCTCAACGCCATCGTAGCCGGCTTTTTCAGCCAGCTTTGCTGATTTGGCAAAATCTTTAATGGTGCCTTTAATACTGCTTACGCTCATTGCTTTTGGCGTATAAGGATTAATCGGCGCTTTAATGGCACTGGGAGCGGTATTAAACGGGTGATAGGCGTAACGCCCAGCGTGCAACAGTTGCAGACAGATTTTACCGCCATGTTTGTGCACCACATTGGTGTAGGCTTTATGCTTTAGGACATCATAGTAGCTGTTGAATGATGACGAAATAGGCGTTAATTTACCACGCAAGTTAGGACTGTAGCCGCCGGTAACGATCAAACCAACGCCGCCCTTAGCGCGTTCTTCGTAAAACGCCGCAAGTCGCTTTCGGTTATGCCACCCTTCTTCCAGCCCGGTGTGCATGGAGCCCATCACCAGGCGATTTCGTAAACTTGTATGTTTAAGTTGTAATTGTTGTTCTAACATCGGATGCCCCATTGATACTGGTCTTACCTGTGAACATTAACGTTTTTTTAGTATTTGGCAAGTACCTCTAAGCAAGAAATTTCACAAATCCAGTAATTTTGCCGAGAAAGTGAACGACAAAATACTTCGTTACGTTTTTCTATTATTCATGCATTAAAGTCTGATATATGATAAATACATGAAATTATATCGATGTTTAGTATGCAAGCATAAGGGAACATTTTGAAACTGATAGCAAATATATTTAAAGGTATCTGGGCCACGATTAATTTTTCACGGCGCTTGGTGCTCAACATATTATTCTTCATTATTGTTATAGCCATCATCATGAGTATTGGCTCTGGTGACGATGAAGTCCGTATTGAAGACAAAAGTATTCTGCGTTTAAACCTCAATGGTGTAGTGGTTGAGCAGTTGACTTACGTCGACCCCATTGAAGCGGCAATGAGCGATACCTTAAGTGACTCTAATGAGCCGAGAGAAATCTTACTCGACGACATTATCGACGTGATTAATAAGGCCGCCAAGGACGACAAGATAACGGCGCTGTATTTAGACTTACAACGACTACACAGTGCTCACTTAGATAAATTAAGAGACATTAAAGACGCCATAGAACGCTTTAAAGCCGCAAACAAAACCGTTTATGCACACGGTGCTTACTATAGCCAGGCTCAGTACTACATTGCTGCTGCCGCCGATGAAGTATCACTTCACCCCTATGGCGGCGTAGGCATTAAAGGCTTTGCCATGTACCCGGTGTACTTTAAAGAAGCGCTAGAAAAACTCAAAATTACCCAACATATTTTCCGTGTTGGTACCTACAAATCGGCGGTGGAGCCGTATATCCGTAACGACATGTCGCCACAAGCCAAAGAGTCAAACCTTGGCTGGATCACTCCGCTTTGGCAACAATACAAACAAGAAGTCGCTGCAAGTCGTGGCTTTAGCGCAGCAAACTTTGATGAAACCTTGGCAGCCTTAACGGATAAAATGGCCGCCGTAAAAGGCGATTCCGCACAATATGCCCTGCAGAACCAGTGGGTAGATAGCCTTGAAACCAACCAAGAATTTGCCCAAAAACTGATTGACCGCGTGGGTTTAGACAGCAAAGGCAAGTCATTCAAGCAAGTTAGTTTCAAACAATATTTATCGACCTTAGCACCAAAAGAGCTGGCCAATAACCCATTTACTGAAAAGGTCGCCGTGATCGTCGCTAAAGGTCAAATTTCCGACGGTAAACGCAAAGCCGGTGCCATCGGTGGCGACTCAACCGCCGCGCTGTTGAAACGCGCTCGTGTCAACGACAAAGTTAAAGCCGTGGTATTGCGCATTGACTCTGGCGGCGGCAGCATGTTCGCCTCGGAGACCATTCGCAATGAAGTAGAAGCACTTAAAGCAGCCGGTAAACCGGTGGTAGCGTCAATGGGCTCAGTAGCGGCTTCTGGCGGCTATTGGATTGCCGCTTCAGCCAATGAGATTTGGGCATCGCCAAGTACCATCACAGGCTCTATTGGCGTCTTTGGCATGATATTAACCTTCGAAGAGGCTGCTAACTCATTAGGGATCCATTCAGACGGGGTGGCAACCACAGAGCTTGGCGGTCAATCGCCACTTCGAGGCATTAACGACAGCTATGCCCAGTTAATTCAGATGGGCGTAGAAGATGCCTATGACAAGTTTATTTCCATGGTAGCCAAAGAGCGTAATCTTGATAAAGCCGCAGTGAATGACGTAGCGCAAGGCCGTGTTTGGTTAGCAACGCAAGCGCAAGAGTTTGGTTTAGTAGATAAACTCGGCAACAAAGACGACGCTATCGCTGCAGCTGCACAGTTAGCCAGTCTAGAAATGTATGACGTTATCACCATAGAGCAAAAGCTGAGCGAGCAAGAAAAGTTGATACAACAAATCTTTGGTACCGCCATGGTGCAACAGGTAATGCAGGCTATCACGCCAAGCTCATTAACATTCACTCAAGGTGCCTTGCAGCGTATTGGCGAAATTGGTATTGAGGTCGAGCAGCAGAGTAAGATGTTGCAACAATTAAACGATCCTAACCATGTTTACTCCATTTGCTTGGTGTGTAACACCCTACCTGAGTAAATTACTCGCAACGCTGCAATTGTAGCGCCACACTTGTTATACTGAGCCCAGATAGA from Pseudoalteromonas sp. UG3-2 encodes the following:
- a CDS encoding HvfX family Cu-binding RiPP maturation protein, translating into MFSHLVQHYNKLISSSQLFSGLAPLFFRLILGPVMIIAGFNKLNLSNQELDFFARLSADANVVAWFGNAEWGLGLPFPELLAFLAGWSEFLGGILLLLGLMTRVVAIPLMITMLVAATTVHKDNGWFAITPTNPDTSAAKVFHWLGFDAATASLENSREAAERLTRIKSIVADNGKPSYLYEKGNIAILNNGMEFSLSYFVMLLSLFFTGAGRYFSADYWLRRAFCNNR
- the upp gene encoding uracil phosphoribosyltransferase — encoded protein: MALHVIDHPLVQHKLGLLREQGISTKNFREIVSEVGNLLSYEATKDLTLSDQVINAWDGNELTVKRLTGKKITLVPILRAGLGMLDGVLQLIPAAKVSVVGLQRNEETLEPVPYFEKLVGNIDARLALVVDPMLATGGSLIATIDMLKKAGCKEIRAIVLVAAPEGVKAVATAHPDVAIYTASLDSHLDDKGYIVPGLGDAGDKIFGTRLG
- a CDS encoding NADPH-dependent 2,4-dienoyl-CoA reductase, encoding MLEQQLQLKHTSLRNRLVMGSMHTGLEEGWHNRKRLAAFYEERAKGGVGLIVTGGYSPNLRGKLTPISSSFNSYYDVLKHKAYTNVVHKHGGKICLQLLHAGRYAYHPFNTAPSAIKAPINPYTPKAMSVSSIKGTIKDFAKSAKLAEKAGYDGVEIMGSEGYLINEFMANHTNKRSDEYGGSLENRMRLAVDIVKAVRAQVSDNFMIIFRLSVMDLIPNGSTAEEVSLQAKALVAAGVDILNTGIGWHEARVPTIASMVPPGAYREASHRLKQAVDVPVVAVNRINTPELANDILTSGDADLISMARPLLADPEFFNKYQEQRSEQINICIGCNQGCLDHVFKGKRATCLVNPQAGFELDYPLEKAAKQKQVLVVGAGPAGLSVSYYLAKKGHQVKLIDKNQELGGQFNLAMRIPGKEDFQHTLRYYVSEIKRLGVELCLDTAYQADMAKDFDDVVFATGVSPRMSRIECDDGKRVFAYDEVIKGEVELGEKIAILGAGGIGFDMVAFLTEQRQQSIPDFKSQWGIECEATPSQEQRQLYMLKRSPGRFGKDLGKTTGWIHRAVAKHHNVKQIAECEYLSFNNQGLTIKVAGEEQVLDVDTVVACIGQVSNDDLFDKESLPGNQHVIGGAKLAAAIDAKRAIYEALQVARKI
- a CDS encoding TonB-dependent receptor, yielding MFKQSIIAGAIISAVSAAPAYAAQLTGKVVDANNQPISNATIHLHGKSQSIKSDKNGQFTIDLDADAQLHISKPNYLDQRIQVTESQGYIKVQLQPTSVETIVVYSSALHKNSMEMTSPVSVLSGDELKNRAKPTLGETLKGQPGINASYFGPVSSSPIIRGLGGPRVKITQNGLDSSDASRVGPDHANSNDSLAAQQIEVLRGPATLLYGSGAIGGVVNVVDNRIPTDVIDAPQGAAEYSHDTNSNTNTFAVLLETGNEGFNFHFDGVKRKGGDYETPNFPLPHDEHEDEHAGEHEEHEEHDHEAEHGHEDEHEAHELEYANKVDNTFIDSEQFNIGTSYVGDHLTLGVSYGRIDTDYGIPAHSHVGHDHGHDDHDEHSHEEEAHDHDEHADEEAHEHEEAVFARVKQDRWQALANYAVHSEWLESVTARLGYTDYEHAEIEGGAVGTVFSNETTELRLNAEHRLGEWHGTLGYHYADSDYAADGAEAFTPATNTKTHAFYILEERQYGDFLLELGARVEDYQLSSHAGDHEEDHDHGDDHDHGHEDHSIDAGFVAYELDMTNLSLSVGGVYTLDEGKNLAVSLSRSERAPLTAELLSNGLHIATSTYELGLGYELEGDHLHFEPQHIEQETANNLDISFRKFSGDFGYTVNVFYNDIENFYYQAATDYIFSPEHGLELADHDHADALPVFKFQSSDAKLYGLEFDAHYKINDYARVKVFGDSLTAKLDNDEYLPRIPSNKLGVDYQHRYNNLTANFSVTHYLEQDNIASYESKTDSYTLVDMTFNYDFELLGSDMVGYVNLENLTDELGFVHSSFIKEQAPLPGRNVKLGIRGYF
- the sppA gene encoding signal peptide peptidase SppA, coding for MIANIFKGIWATINFSRRLVLNILFFIIVIAIIMSIGSGDDEVRIEDKSILRLNLNGVVVEQLTYVDPIEAAMSDTLSDSNEPREILLDDIIDVINKAAKDDKITALYLDLQRLHSAHLDKLRDIKDAIERFKAANKTVYAHGAYYSQAQYYIAAAADEVSLHPYGGVGIKGFAMYPVYFKEALEKLKITQHIFRVGTYKSAVEPYIRNDMSPQAKESNLGWITPLWQQYKQEVAASRGFSAANFDETLAALTDKMAAVKGDSAQYALQNQWVDSLETNQEFAQKLIDRVGLDSKGKSFKQVSFKQYLSTLAPKELANNPFTEKVAVIVAKGQISDGKRKAGAIGGDSTAALLKRARVNDKVKAVVLRIDSGGGSMFASETIRNEVEALKAAGKPVVASMGSVAASGGYWIAASANEIWASPSTITGSIGVFGMILTFEEAANSLGIHSDGVATTELGGQSPLRGINDSYAQLIQMGVEDAYDKFISMVAKERNLDKAAVNDVAQGRVWLATQAQEFGLVDKLGNKDDAIAAAAQLASLEMYDVITIEQKLSEQEKLIQQIFGTAMVQQVMQAITPSSLTFTQGALQRIGEIGIEVEQQSKMLQQLNDPNHVYSICLVCNTLPE
- a CDS encoding NAD(P)H nitroreductase codes for the protein MDAIELLLTRQSDSNLSFPGPSAKQLEIIQKAALKVPDHGGLRPFRFIVVAEQGREKLGEIFHRAAVAEQQEQRIIDRAKDLPQRAPMLIIAISPYQTHPKVPRIEQIQSAGCSVLAMQQAAFAQGLSGIWRTGYFAQSATVKTELGLDEKDEIVGYLYLGTPTVQCTKPVRNQPQDFFTWL